The following proteins are encoded in a genomic region of Struthio camelus isolate bStrCam1 chromosome 3, bStrCam1.hap1, whole genome shotgun sequence:
- the ABRACL gene encoding costars family protein ABRACL has protein sequence MNVEHEINLLVEEIQRLGTRNADGRVSVKFGVLFADEKCANLFEALVGTLKAAKRRKIVSYQGELLLQGVHDNVDIMLLQD, from the exons ATGAACGTGGAACATGAAATTAACCTCTTAGTTGAGGAGATTCAGCGGCTGGGAACCAGAA ATGCTGATGGACGAGTGAGTGTGAAATTCGGTGTGCTCTTTGCTGATGAAAAGTGTGCCAACCTCTTTGAAGCTCTAGTGGGAACTCTTAAGGCTGCAAAACGACGAAAGATTGTCTCTTATCAAGGGGAGCTACTTTTACAAGGTGTTCATGACAACGTTGATATTATGCTACTGCAGGACTGA